One window from the genome of Actinoplanes teichomyceticus ATCC 31121 encodes:
- a CDS encoding O-antigen ligase family protein: protein MSPRRPGLVVLVAFVAALAGRFTLVRVGLDVPVVNDVRVPLFLVLLLCLALETHRSGPHPAAGGYALLGVAALLAYQGISVLWAPPGAVTGPAVGDLCAIAGLLLVYFTLAAWDRDGVTAVTLTLFHVAAWVYFLAAATGRGHASNGRWAALGGGPNVFVRIMVLGAITSLYLYLRNGERLIWLVPIPAFLFGAVASGSRGGMAALGITVTVALLAIRPRLDFARLAKPLALLAVVAAVLVITVGPLIAGYVQQRFIEATLGQGYASQRDVLFQMALRIFLQRPILGTGLNGFNAVANLGFGERYVHNLPLSMAAEGGFVGLALLLLAWLCLWYAYRSVPVRERSLEARTAAYCGIFIGAASLFSGDYYDARLMWILLLLAAVRPAPAPAGAVTRPLARGAAARHVRPGSGGAGPGPPGH from the coding sequence ATGAGCCCGCGCCGCCCGGGACTGGTCGTCCTGGTCGCGTTCGTGGCGGCGCTGGCCGGGCGCTTCACGCTGGTGCGCGTCGGGCTGGACGTGCCGGTGGTCAACGACGTACGGGTGCCGCTCTTCCTGGTCCTGCTGCTGTGCCTGGCGCTGGAGACGCACCGCAGCGGCCCCCACCCGGCCGCCGGCGGCTACGCCCTGCTGGGCGTCGCCGCCCTGCTCGCCTACCAGGGGATCTCCGTGCTGTGGGCGCCGCCGGGCGCGGTGACCGGCCCGGCCGTCGGCGACCTGTGCGCGATCGCCGGGCTGCTGCTGGTCTACTTCACCCTGGCCGCCTGGGACCGGGACGGGGTCACCGCGGTCACCCTCACCCTGTTCCACGTGGCGGCCTGGGTGTACTTCCTGGCCGCCGCGACCGGCCGGGGACACGCCTCGAACGGGCGGTGGGCGGCGCTCGGCGGCGGCCCCAACGTGTTCGTCCGGATCATGGTCCTCGGGGCGATCACCTCGCTCTACCTCTACCTGCGCAACGGCGAGCGGCTGATCTGGCTGGTCCCGATCCCGGCGTTCCTGTTCGGGGCGGTCGCGTCCGGCTCCCGCGGCGGCATGGCCGCGCTCGGCATCACGGTCACGGTCGCGCTGCTCGCCATCCGGCCGCGGCTGGACTTCGCCCGGCTGGCCAAGCCGCTCGCCCTGCTCGCGGTGGTCGCCGCGGTGCTGGTGATCACCGTGGGGCCGCTGATCGCCGGCTACGTCCAGCAGCGGTTCATCGAGGCGACCCTCGGGCAGGGGTACGCGTCGCAGCGCGACGTGCTGTTCCAGATGGCGTTACGGATCTTCCTGCAGCGGCCCATCCTCGGCACCGGGCTCAACGGCTTCAACGCCGTCGCCAACCTCGGCTTCGGCGAGCGGTACGTGCACAACCTGCCGCTGTCGATGGCCGCCGAGGGCGGTTTCGTCGGGCTGGCGCTGCTGTTGCTGGCCTGGCTCTGCCTGTGGTACGCGTACCGGAGCGTGCCGGTGCGCGAGCGCAGCCTGGAGGCCCGGACCGCGGCCTACTGCGGCATCTTCATCGGCGCCGCCAGCCTGTTCTCCGGGGACTACTACGACGCCCGGCTGATGTGGATCCTGCTGCTGCTCGCGGCGGTACGGCCGGCGCCGGCGCCGGCCGGGGCGGTGACCCGGCCCCTCGCCCGGGGAGCCGCGGCCCGCCACGTCAGGCCGGGTTCCGGGGGTGCCGGGCCCGGGCCGCCCGGGCACTGA
- a CDS encoding glycosyltransferase family 4 protein, which translates to MRITYIHQYFKTPGMAGGTRSYEFARRLVERGHEVHMITGAPAGDRARTSTEAGIVVHWLPVPYDNAMSYRRRLWAFLGFVRRSAVVAGRLRHDLVFATSTPLTVAIPGAYAALRRRVPMVLEVRDVWPELPIAVGALRSPVSRWAARRLEAWAYHRAAHVIALSPGMAGSIRRRFADVAVTVVPNSCDRALFADADRTGAALRRDTPWLADRPLVLYAGTLGLANGVDYLVRMAAALAETDPEVRVVILGDGGMRDRIRALAAELGVLERNLFLLGPVSKAEVVAFFGACDLAVSVFLDLPELGNNSPNKVFDAFAAGRPVAVNHGGWIAELIAETGAGLVLPPGDPAGAAAAVAGFVRDRTAGAAARAAAGALARDRFDRDLLFRDFERVLTGAVASAGRR; encoded by the coding sequence GTGCGGATCACGTATATCCATCAGTACTTCAAGACACCCGGCATGGCCGGCGGAACGCGGTCCTACGAGTTCGCCCGGCGCCTGGTCGAGCGCGGCCACGAGGTGCACATGATCACCGGTGCGCCGGCCGGCGACCGGGCCCGCACCAGCACCGAGGCGGGCATCGTGGTGCACTGGCTCCCGGTGCCGTACGACAACGCGATGAGCTACCGCCGCCGGCTGTGGGCGTTCCTCGGCTTCGTACGGCGGTCGGCCGTGGTGGCCGGGCGCCTGCGGCACGATCTGGTCTTTGCGACCAGCACGCCGCTGACGGTCGCTATCCCCGGCGCGTACGCGGCGCTGCGCCGGCGGGTGCCGATGGTGCTGGAGGTGCGCGACGTGTGGCCGGAGCTGCCGATCGCGGTGGGCGCGCTCCGCTCGCCGGTCAGTCGCTGGGCCGCCCGGCGGCTGGAGGCGTGGGCGTACCACCGGGCGGCCCACGTCATCGCGCTGTCCCCGGGCATGGCCGGCAGCATCCGGCGCCGGTTCGCCGACGTCGCGGTCACCGTCGTGCCCAACAGTTGTGACCGGGCGCTGTTCGCCGACGCCGACCGCACCGGTGCGGCGTTGCGCCGGGACACGCCGTGGCTGGCGGACCGGCCGCTGGTGCTGTACGCCGGGACGCTCGGGCTGGCCAACGGCGTGGACTATCTGGTCCGGATGGCCGCCGCGCTGGCCGAGACGGATCCCGAGGTGCGGGTGGTGATCCTCGGCGACGGCGGGATGCGCGACCGGATCCGGGCCCTGGCCGCCGAGCTGGGCGTGCTGGAGCGGAACCTGTTCCTGCTCGGGCCGGTCAGCAAGGCCGAGGTGGTGGCCTTCTTCGGGGCCTGCGACCTGGCCGTCTCGGTGTTCCTGGACCTTCCCGAGCTGGGCAACAACTCGCCGAACAAGGTCTTCGACGCGTTCGCCGCCGGGCGTCCGGTCGCGGTCAACCACGGCGGGTGGATCGCCGAGCTGATCGCCGAGACCGGCGCCGGCCTGGTTCTGCCGCCGGGCGATCCCGCGGGCGCCGCGGCCGCGGTGGCCGGCTTCGTGCGGGACCGTACGGCCGGCGCGGCGGCGCGGGCGGCGGCGGGCGCGCTGGCCCGCGACCGCTTCGACCGCGATCTGCTGTTCCGGGACTTCGAGCGGGTGCTGACCGGGGCGGTCGCGTCCGCGGGCCGTCGATGA
- a CDS encoding acetyltransferase → MPEPVVIVGCGGHGREIFGIVAAVNAAGGDRWQVLGFLDDAPAEANLGSLGRLGAAWLGPSALLAELDAHYVVGIGDPRVRAGVVARLDPLGRPAARLVHPAATVGPDSRLAAGVVVFAGARITTNVTLGRHVHVNQNATVGHDAVLGECVQVNPLAAVSGDCRIGREALIGTNASVLQGRAVGDRSTVGANACVVRDVSAGRTVKGVPAA, encoded by the coding sequence GTGCCTGAGCCGGTGGTGATCGTCGGGTGCGGGGGCCACGGCCGGGAGATCTTCGGCATCGTCGCGGCCGTCAACGCCGCGGGCGGTGACCGCTGGCAGGTCCTGGGCTTCCTCGACGACGCGCCGGCCGAGGCCAATCTCGGTAGCCTCGGCCGTCTGGGCGCCGCCTGGCTGGGGCCGAGCGCGCTGCTGGCCGAGCTGGACGCGCACTATGTCGTCGGCATCGGCGATCCGCGGGTGCGTGCCGGCGTCGTCGCCCGGCTCGACCCGCTGGGCAGGCCGGCGGCCCGGCTCGTGCACCCGGCGGCGACGGTCGGCCCGGACAGCCGCCTGGCCGCCGGTGTGGTGGTCTTCGCCGGCGCCCGGATCACCACGAACGTGACCCTGGGCCGGCACGTGCACGTCAACCAGAATGCGACGGTCGGCCATGATGCGGTCCTGGGCGAGTGTGTGCAGGTGAATCCGCTGGCGGCGGTCTCCGGCGACTGCCGCATCGGCCGGGAGGCGCTGATCGGCACCAACGCCTCGGTGCTCCAGGGCCGGGCCGTCGGCGACCGCTCCACGGTGGGCGCCAATGCCTGCGTCGTGCGCGATGTGAGCGCGGGACGGACGGTCAAGGGTGTGCCCGCGGCGTAG
- a CDS encoding sugar transferase has product MSRAARVTDVVQRAIDIVVAAAVLVVLSPLLLVVAAVVAAGLGRPVLFRQPRPGRYGRPFTLVKFRTMRDVDERRGLVTDGQRLTGLGRVLRATSLDELPTMWNVLRGEMSLVGPRPLLMHYLDLYTPEQARRHLVRPGVTGLAQVRGRNALSWADRLALDVWYVDHRSLALNMRILARTGLILVRREGIAAPGEPTMPEFTGTPQPGGTEPDSA; this is encoded by the coding sequence GTGAGCCGGGCGGCCCGCGTCACCGACGTCGTGCAACGCGCGATCGACATCGTCGTGGCCGCCGCCGTCCTGGTGGTCCTGTCGCCGCTGCTGCTCGTGGTCGCCGCGGTGGTCGCGGCCGGGCTCGGCCGTCCGGTGCTGTTCCGCCAGCCGCGGCCGGGCCGGTACGGCCGGCCGTTCACCCTGGTCAAGTTCCGCACCATGCGGGACGTGGACGAGCGGCGCGGTCTGGTCACCGACGGCCAGCGGCTCACCGGCCTGGGCCGCGTGCTGCGCGCGACCAGCCTGGACGAGCTGCCGACGATGTGGAACGTGCTGCGCGGCGAGATGAGCCTGGTCGGGCCCCGGCCGTTGCTCATGCACTACCTGGATCTGTACACCCCGGAACAGGCCCGCCGGCACCTGGTGCGACCGGGCGTGACCGGACTCGCGCAGGTGCGCGGGCGCAACGCGCTGAGCTGGGCGGACCGGCTGGCGCTGGACGTCTGGTACGTCGATCACCGGTCGCTGGCGCTGAACATGCGGATCCTGGCGCGGACCGGCCTGATCCTGGTGCGCCGGGAGGGCATCGCGGCCCCGGGCGAGCCGACGATGCCCGAGTTCACCGGTACGCCGCAGCCCGGCGGGACGGAGCCGGACAGTGCCTGA
- a CDS encoding DegT/DnrJ/EryC1/StrS family aminotransferase produces the protein MVADKHAVLLSAPDVGRLEQEYVMAAMRSGWVAPAGPDLDLFEREIADRVGVPHAVAVNSGTAALHLALLGIGAGPGDVVVVPTLTFVATANAVVYTGATPIFADCDVTTGNLDADLLSGLLADLRAEGARVRAVLAVDLFGSCADYERIVPLADRYGIPVIEDAAESLGAVRQGRPAGSFGRAAALSFNGNKVMTTSGGGMLLTADAGLARRARHLAGQARLPVSHYEHDETGFNYRLSNLLAALGRAQLRRLDEMIERRRALRDAYAKLFADVDGVCLLGAGAPASNCWLTSIVVDPGRTGWRAGELAAHLAARNVETRPIFKPMHLQPAFAGARAALRGAAEHLFGNGLLLPSGSALDEAQVRGVLDDIAEFLDGGR, from the coding sequence ATGGTTGCCGATAAGCACGCCGTGCTGCTGTCCGCGCCCGATGTCGGCCGCCTGGAGCAGGAGTACGTCATGGCGGCCATGCGTTCCGGCTGGGTCGCACCGGCGGGTCCGGACCTCGACCTGTTCGAACGGGAGATCGCCGACCGGGTCGGGGTGCCGCACGCGGTCGCCGTCAACTCCGGCACCGCCGCGCTGCATCTGGCGCTGCTCGGGATCGGCGCCGGCCCGGGCGATGTCGTGGTCGTGCCCACCCTCACATTCGTGGCCACGGCCAACGCGGTCGTCTACACCGGTGCGACACCGATCTTCGCCGACTGCGACGTGACCACCGGCAACCTCGACGCCGACCTGCTGTCCGGCCTGCTCGCCGACCTGCGCGCCGAGGGGGCCCGGGTGCGGGCGGTGCTGGCCGTGGACCTGTTCGGCAGTTGTGCCGACTACGAGCGGATCGTTCCGCTCGCCGACCGGTACGGCATCCCGGTGATCGAGGACGCCGCGGAGTCGCTCGGCGCCGTGCGCCAGGGCCGGCCGGCCGGCTCGTTCGGCCGGGCGGCGGCGCTGTCGTTCAACGGCAACAAGGTCATGACCACCTCCGGTGGCGGCATGCTGCTCACCGCCGACGCCGGGCTGGCGCGGCGGGCACGTCATCTGGCCGGCCAGGCACGGCTGCCGGTGTCGCACTACGAGCATGACGAGACCGGCTTCAACTACCGGTTGAGCAATCTGCTGGCCGCGCTGGGCCGGGCGCAGCTGCGCCGGCTGGACGAGATGATCGAGCGCCGCCGGGCGCTGCGCGACGCGTACGCCAAACTCTTCGCCGACGTCGACGGCGTGTGCCTGCTGGGGGCCGGCGCCCCGGCGTCGAACTGCTGGCTCACCAGCATCGTCGTCGATCCGGGGCGGACCGGCTGGCGGGCCGGTGAGCTGGCCGCGCACCTGGCGGCCCGCAACGTGGAGACGCGGCCGATCTTCAAGCCCATGCACCTGCAGCCGGCCTTCGCGGGCGCCCGTGCCGCCCTCCGCGGCGCCGCGGAGCACCTGTTCGGCAACGGCCTGCTGCTGCCCAGCGGCTCCGCGCTGGATGAGGCGCAGGTGCGCGGGGTGCTCGACGACATCGCGGAGTTCCTGGACGGCGGACGGTGA
- the lexA gene encoding transcriptional repressor LexA: MSVDAGDGESPPRITAKQQRILAVIRESVRERGFPPTVREIGAAVGLVSPSSVAHHLKVLERHGLLRRQPHGSRAVDVREPVTPDPAVTIPLLGQIAAGAPILAEEHVADHLTVSTGMVGHGTLFALTVKGDSMIDAAICDGDVVVVRQQPVAENGEIVAAMIDGEATVKTFQRRNGRVELIPQNPAYTVIPGDEAVILGKVVSVIRRL, encoded by the coding sequence ATGAGCGTCGATGCCGGTGACGGCGAGTCCCCGCCGCGGATTACCGCCAAGCAGCAGCGCATCCTCGCGGTGATCCGCGAATCGGTGCGGGAGCGCGGCTTCCCGCCCACCGTGCGCGAGATCGGGGCGGCGGTCGGTCTGGTCTCGCCGTCCTCGGTGGCACATCACCTCAAGGTGCTGGAGCGGCACGGGCTGCTGCGACGGCAGCCGCACGGGTCCCGCGCCGTCGACGTGCGCGAGCCGGTCACGCCGGATCCGGCGGTCACCATCCCGCTGCTCGGCCAGATCGCCGCCGGCGCGCCGATCCTGGCCGAGGAGCACGTCGCGGACCACCTGACGGTCTCCACCGGGATGGTCGGGCACGGCACCCTGTTCGCCCTCACCGTCAAGGGCGACTCCATGATCGACGCGGCCATCTGCGACGGCGACGTGGTCGTGGTCCGCCAGCAACCGGTCGCGGAGAACGGCGAGATCGTCGCCGCCATGATCGACGGCGAGGCCACGGTCAAGACGTTCCAGCGGCGCAACGGGCGCGTCGAGCTGATCCCGCAGAACCCGGCCTACACGGTGATCCCCGGCGACGAGGCGGTCATCCTGGGCAAGGTCGTCTCGGTGATCCGCCGTCTCTGA
- a CDS encoding MFS transporter: MAGGRRDMVAGDGWMRRFRWLWAAYTVSTFGTWLGFGAFPLIAILVLHAGPVQVSLLAAVGPAAGALVAAPLGPWVERCRKRSVMVAMDLVRFAALAGVPAAYALGRLTLTHLVVVSVVTAAADIAFSAAGGAYLKALVPPAGLLVANSRFEATAWTATMIGPPLGNAAIGRFGPVTTVLVDAISYLLSAVGLAALGGREPRPAATGGRRRGAGDLLDGWRHLLTHPQLRPLLFNTVLVNGLIMATAPLVAVLMLDRLGFAPWQYGLAFAAPCVGGLIGSRLAGPLVARFGRHRVLLAAGTLRACWSVPLAFVGSGAAGLGLVIAVQFGLVTCMGVANPVIATYRLDRTAADRVARTLSAWSVTNNLTVAGLTALWGLLAALTGPRAAIVVAGVALLATPLLLPREDPARTETRLPQA; this comes from the coding sequence ATGGCGGGAGGGCGGCGGGACATGGTGGCCGGCGACGGGTGGATGCGGCGGTTCCGGTGGCTCTGGGCGGCGTACACGGTGAGCACGTTCGGCACGTGGCTCGGGTTCGGGGCGTTCCCGTTGATCGCGATCCTGGTGCTGCACGCCGGACCGGTGCAGGTGTCGCTGCTGGCGGCGGTGGGGCCGGCCGCCGGTGCGCTCGTCGCGGCGCCGCTCGGCCCGTGGGTGGAGCGGTGCCGCAAACGTTCGGTGATGGTGGCGATGGACCTGGTCCGGTTCGCCGCGCTGGCCGGTGTCCCGGCCGCGTACGCCCTGGGCCGGCTCACCCTCACGCACCTGGTGGTCGTGTCGGTGGTCACCGCCGCGGCCGACATCGCCTTCAGTGCGGCCGGAGGCGCGTACCTGAAAGCGCTGGTGCCGCCGGCCGGCCTGCTCGTGGCGAACAGTCGGTTCGAGGCCACCGCGTGGACCGCCACCATGATCGGGCCACCGCTCGGCAACGCCGCGATCGGACGGTTCGGCCCGGTGACGACCGTGCTGGTCGACGCGATCAGCTACCTGCTCTCGGCGGTGGGCCTGGCCGCGCTCGGCGGCCGGGAGCCGCGCCCGGCGGCCACCGGTGGCCGGCGGCGCGGGGCCGGCGACCTGCTCGACGGCTGGCGCCACCTCCTGACCCACCCGCAGCTGCGCCCGCTGCTCTTCAACACGGTGCTGGTCAACGGCCTGATCATGGCGACCGCGCCGCTGGTCGCCGTGCTCATGCTCGACCGGCTCGGCTTCGCGCCCTGGCAGTACGGCCTCGCCTTCGCGGCGCCGTGCGTCGGCGGCCTGATCGGCTCCCGGCTGGCCGGCCCGCTCGTCGCCCGGTTCGGGCGGCACCGGGTCCTGCTGGCCGCCGGGACGCTGCGCGCGTGCTGGTCGGTCCCGCTGGCCTTCGTCGGCTCCGGCGCCGCCGGGCTCGGACTGGTCATCGCGGTGCAGTTCGGCCTGGTCACCTGCATGGGCGTGGCCAACCCGGTGATCGCCACCTACCGGCTCGACCGGACCGCGGCGGATCGGGTCGCCCGCACGCTGTCCGCCTGGTCGGTCACGAACAACCTCACCGTCGCCGGCCTGACCGCGCTGTGGGGTCTGCTGGCCGCCCTCACCGGCCCGCGGGCCGCGATCGTGGTGGCCGGCGTTGCGCTGCTGGCCACGCCGCTGCTGCTGCCCCGGGAGGACCCCGCGCGGACGGAGACGCGGCTGCCGCAGGCGTGA
- a CDS encoding LysR family transcriptional regulator yields MDVDAVRTFVAAAEAGRFQETAAELAITQQAVSKRIAALERNLGVRLFTRTPRGAELTIDGQALLPHARELLRVAERALASVRPERRPLRVDVIASRLATSGLLRDFHRAHPEAELDVLKLFDVETAVAAIRSGAIDASFRAVAMPDRPLPPDVAAVRVLDEPLQLLTGPAHALAAARSVTLAQLAGHRIWMPGIVPGTEWAAYYDALAAEFGLTIEATGPNFGSDALLDTVADTPALATFLGERTRLVWPAGHGLRRIPVTGPTPVYPHSLLWRRDNPHPALATLRAHLAATTADQDVPGSWVPAWVLPR; encoded by the coding sequence ATGGATGTGGACGCCGTGCGTACCTTCGTCGCCGCCGCCGAGGCGGGCCGGTTCCAGGAGACCGCCGCCGAGCTGGCGATCACCCAGCAGGCCGTGTCCAAGCGCATCGCCGCGCTGGAGCGCAACCTCGGCGTACGGTTGTTCACCCGCACCCCACGCGGCGCCGAGCTGACCATCGACGGGCAGGCCCTCCTGCCCCATGCGCGCGAGCTGCTCCGGGTGGCCGAGCGCGCGCTCGCGTCGGTACGCCCGGAGCGCCGCCCGCTGCGCGTCGACGTGATCGCGTCACGCCTGGCGACGTCCGGCCTGCTGCGCGACTTCCACCGCGCGCACCCGGAGGCCGAACTCGACGTGCTCAAGCTGTTCGACGTCGAGACCGCGGTCGCCGCCATCCGGTCCGGCGCCATCGACGCGTCCTTCCGCGCCGTCGCGATGCCGGACCGGCCCCTTCCGCCGGACGTCGCCGCCGTCCGGGTGCTGGACGAGCCGCTGCAGCTGCTCACCGGCCCGGCCCACGCGCTGGCGGCGGCCCGGTCGGTGACCCTGGCGCAGCTCGCCGGGCACCGGATCTGGATGCCGGGCATCGTCCCCGGCACCGAGTGGGCCGCCTACTACGACGCCCTCGCCGCCGAGTTCGGCCTCACCATCGAGGCGACCGGCCCCAACTTCGGCTCGGATGCGCTGCTGGACACGGTCGCCGACACCCCGGCGCTGGCCACCTTCCTCGGTGAGCGGACCCGCCTGGTCTGGCCGGCCGGTCACGGCCTGCGCCGCATCCCGGTGACCGGCCCGACGCCCGTCTACCCGCACTCGCTGCTGTGGCGTCGCGACAACCCGCATCCGGCGCTGGCCACGCTCCGCGCCCACCTGGCCGCCACGACGGCCGACCAGGACGTTCCGGGAAGCTGGGTGCCGGCGTGGGTGCTCCCGCGCTGA
- a CDS encoding AI-2E family transporter produces MGETDNGLTARRTLVVLGLLLATGAVLFIGYEARRVLTWIVIAGFFAVALHPAVNWTTRRVAFCKRWLATLLVFLTAFAALAALVTVFVVPLAREGSRVVADFPAIVEDLRNGRGPAGNLIERFHVLQYAQDNADRIREYATGLGAPTLAFLQSMATGVAGIATIFVLSYLMVLEAPKIADGFLALFPQRRAEHIRRVGHDCARTVTGYLTGNLLISAICGTLTYGVLLLTGVPYAGLIALFVGLADLIPLVGATLGAIVATGAAFVESMTAGLVVLGFFVLYQQVENHLLQPLIFARTVQLNPLTVLVAILIAVELAGILGALLAIPVAGILQILARDIWDSRRGRLKAEPTVGEERMPVTAASGDRDAGRAAAAGAVDTAAAYARSPAAGSGAAPTGGPEGAAPAPVGGSQAAPPGAARH; encoded by the coding sequence ATGGGCGAGACCGACAACGGCCTGACCGCGCGCCGCACGCTCGTCGTGCTGGGACTGCTGCTGGCCACAGGCGCGGTGCTGTTCATCGGGTACGAGGCCCGCCGGGTGCTGACCTGGATCGTGATAGCCGGGTTCTTCGCGGTGGCGCTGCACCCCGCGGTGAACTGGACGACCCGTCGGGTGGCCTTCTGCAAACGCTGGCTGGCCACGCTGCTGGTCTTCCTGACGGCGTTCGCGGCGCTGGCGGCCCTGGTCACGGTGTTCGTCGTGCCGCTGGCCCGGGAGGGCAGCCGGGTGGTCGCCGACTTCCCGGCGATCGTCGAGGATCTGCGCAACGGCCGGGGGCCGGCGGGCAACCTGATCGAACGGTTCCACGTGCTGCAGTACGCGCAGGACAACGCCGACCGCATCCGCGAGTACGCCACCGGCCTGGGCGCGCCGACGCTGGCGTTCCTGCAGTCGATGGCGACCGGCGTGGCCGGGATCGCCACCATCTTCGTGCTGTCGTACCTGATGGTGCTGGAAGCGCCGAAGATCGCCGACGGGTTCCTGGCCCTGTTCCCGCAGCGGCGTGCCGAGCACATCCGGCGCGTCGGTCACGACTGCGCCCGCACGGTCACCGGCTACCTCACCGGGAACCTGCTGATCAGCGCGATCTGCGGGACGCTGACGTACGGCGTGCTGCTGCTGACCGGGGTCCCGTACGCGGGTCTGATCGCCCTGTTCGTCGGCCTCGCCGACCTGATCCCGCTGGTCGGCGCCACCCTCGGTGCGATCGTCGCGACCGGCGCCGCCTTCGTCGAGTCGATGACCGCGGGCCTGGTCGTGCTCGGCTTCTTCGTGCTCTACCAGCAGGTGGAGAACCACCTGCTACAGCCGCTGATCTTCGCCCGGACGGTGCAGCTGAACCCGCTGACCGTGCTGGTCGCGATCCTCATCGCGGTGGAACTGGCCGGCATTCTCGGCGCGCTGCTGGCGATCCCGGTGGCCGGGATCCTGCAGATCCTGGCCCGGGACATCTGGGACAGCCGGCGCGGCCGGCTCAAGGCCGAACCCACCGTCGGCGAGGAGCGGATGCCGGTGACCGCGGCCAGCGGCGACCGGGACGCCGGGCGGGCTGCCGCGGCCGGGGCGGTCGACACCGCTGCCGCGTACGCCCGCAGCCCCGCCGCCGGGTCCGGCGCCGCGCCGACCGGCGGGCCGGAGGGCGCGGCACCCGCCCCGGTCGGCGGGTCGCAGGCCGCGCCGCCCGGAGCGGCGCGCCACTGA
- a CDS encoding NAD(P)/FAD-dependent oxidoreductase, translating to MTQASRRHRVVVVGAGFAGLFAIKALRKAPVDITLINGTAYHLFQPLLYQVATGILSEGEVAPPIREVLKRQKNVDVRLGWVQDVDTERKIVSVAGPGIDYTVEYDTLIVAAGASQSYFGNDHFADHAPGMKSIDDALELRARIFGAFEVADLQTDPEAVQRWLTFVVVGAGPTGTELAGQIAELAHRTLPGQYRHIDPRTARIILVDAIGAVLNTFGDHLSAGAQRQLEKLGVEVKLNTKVVGVDSTSIEVEDATGRHRIPSMTKVWAAGVAAPPLARKLAESTGAQTDRAGRVLVEKDTTLAGHPEIFVLGDMMNLAGPDGRPLPGVAQVAIQSGRHAADQISRRLAGKESGQPFKYFDKGSLATISRFSAVASIGKLHMSGFLAWVVWVAVHLFYLVGFKNRVTAVLHWAVSFVGRGRSERVATQQQAFARRAIRAYGDPFERDRAAATESRPQASTTAAEGRPVQNPAETGDQATLDGKAERKPLGVRD from the coding sequence ATGACTCAGGCAAGCCGCCGTCATCGCGTGGTCGTGGTGGGAGCCGGTTTCGCCGGACTCTTCGCGATCAAGGCGCTGCGCAAGGCTCCGGTGGACATCACTCTCATCAACGGCACGGCGTACCACCTCTTCCAGCCGCTGCTCTACCAGGTGGCGACCGGCATCCTGTCCGAGGGCGAGGTCGCCCCGCCGATCCGCGAGGTCCTGAAGCGGCAGAAGAACGTGGACGTCCGCCTGGGCTGGGTGCAGGACGTCGACACCGAGCGGAAGATCGTCTCGGTGGCCGGGCCGGGCATCGACTACACCGTCGAGTACGACACGCTGATCGTCGCGGCCGGCGCCTCGCAGTCGTACTTCGGCAACGACCATTTCGCCGACCACGCGCCCGGCATGAAGAGCATCGACGACGCCCTGGAGCTGCGCGCCCGCATCTTCGGCGCGTTCGAGGTGGCCGACCTGCAGACCGACCCGGAGGCGGTGCAGCGGTGGCTGACCTTCGTGGTGGTCGGCGCCGGCCCGACCGGCACCGAGCTGGCCGGGCAGATCGCCGAGCTGGCCCACCGCACCCTGCCCGGGCAGTACCGGCACATCGACCCGCGCACGGCGCGCATCATCCTGGTCGACGCGATCGGGGCGGTGCTCAACACGTTCGGCGATCACCTCTCCGCCGGCGCCCAGCGGCAGCTGGAGAAGCTCGGCGTCGAGGTCAAGCTGAACACCAAGGTGGTCGGCGTCGACTCGACGAGCATCGAGGTCGAGGACGCGACCGGCCGGCACCGCATCCCGTCGATGACCAAGGTGTGGGCGGCCGGGGTGGCCGCGCCGCCGCTGGCGCGCAAGCTGGCCGAGTCGACCGGGGCGCAGACCGACCGGGCCGGGCGGGTGCTCGTGGAGAAGGACACCACGCTGGCCGGACACCCGGAGATCTTCGTGCTCGGCGACATGATGAACCTGGCCGGTCCGGACGGGCGGCCGCTGCCCGGCGTGGCGCAGGTGGCCATCCAGAGCGGCCGGCACGCCGCCGACCAGATCAGCCGGCGGCTGGCCGGCAAGGAGTCCGGGCAGCCGTTCAAGTACTTCGACAAGGGCAGCCTGGCGACCATCTCCCGGTTCTCCGCGGTGGCCAGCATCGGCAAGCTGCACATGTCCGGCTTCCTGGCCTGGGTGGTGTGGGTCGCGGTGCACCTGTTCTACCTGGTCGGCTTCAAGAACCGGGTGACCGCGGTGCTGCACTGGGCGGTCAGCTTCGTCGGGCGCGGGCGCTCCGAGCGGGTGGCGACGCAGCAGCAGGCGTTCGCGCGGCGCGCGATCCGGGCGTACGGCGATCCGTTCGAGCGCGACCGCGCGGCGGCCACCGAGAGCCGGCCGCAGGCCAGCACGACGGCGGCCGAGGGCCGGCCGGTGCAGAACCCGGCGGAGACCGGCGACCAGGCCACCCTGGACGGCAAGGCGGAGCGGAAGCCCCTCGGCGTCCGGGACTGA